From Ascochyta rabiei chromosome 16, complete sequence, the proteins below share one genomic window:
- a CDS encoding Non-specific serine/threonine protein kinase, with protein sequence MGQGFSLTTLSAGTANIDVPELADLQYEKSLGAARFMKAVRARHRDGLVVARVVMKPYAQFNFETYARRLLHERKVLAEVPNALAYHRIIETAACGYLVRQYIHSSLYDRLSTRPFLEEIEKKWLSFQLLSTIRDCHAQNVYHGDIKTENILVTSWNWLYLTDFSSTYKPAHVPEDNPADFSFYFDLSGRRTCYLAPERFLASGQQPEGEGSVNWAMDIFSVGCVIAELFLEAPIFSLSQLFKYRQGEYNPEHYHLGKIQDPHVRELIVHMIQVDPNSRMSAEDYLTHWRGKVFPDYFYGFLQQYMYSITDPSSGRKPVTTGSEHLGEPDERIDQVYNDYDKISHLLSNNEGKELARPRHAPPEPNAKLFPLHIDIPNYQHQASPTRSLAQDDGNLIFLTIVVSCMRGTARASARVRGLELLLAFSERLTDEAKLDRVIPYVAQLLTDKSEQVRITALRSLTQILAMVQVVSPINAYIFPEYVLPRLEAYLPDSSSGANPLVRMQYALCIGTLATTAAKYHDMIQALRADGALPATDPEAEDNLSSSAHRNRFDADRHNLLEAFEKHTKALLTDSAASVRRAMLRSVSDLCVFFGSPRANDVVLSHLNTYLNDPDWMLKCGFFEAIVGVAVFVGGASLEGYILPLMVQALTDPEEFVVERVIRALSSMAELGLFQRSKTWELVDIVARLTMHPNLWIREAAAQFISAASRYLSVADTHSILINLIRPYLKVVPSDFSHTRILESLKKPLPRLLIEMASNWAVQAQKGLFWTSARQQQTFTFGSTEETLPATSGRELDVKVLQRIQKNAEDQAWLQKLRNAGMTTEDDFKLVALREFIWRVVHRRRSDSLASSPTRFNNIVTLKDLGINALTVIFDDNLQHAVNGDQAVIGRHEDYGHPRTIQDALLDASTTEVDALASRIPHAQSQADRLAREESGGRRMAIPPRSNPANSSHDLRHGRGSPSSETGLRRSSLQMPSNTSPNHSPIGSLGTVDHLQSLHHRNSVLSLLNKRENKALPEIGTTSANAFGKVDAAHARDTSRSRQPSSPFAVDKPQRSPSQIRFRNAHNYTGNDPAVLKLLDSMLIERFPSGEIEFGPRIQLPIRRPPIRYKDAHHSLAGVPWRPEGMLVATFSEHVAAVSRVLVSPDQGFFISGSDDGTVKIWDTSRLERNITRRSRQTYKLGDDVKVTSLVFVEQTYSFVATGSDGSVHVVRVDYFQGADGTVKFGRPRLLREYQLSKGDQAVWSEHYNEDSKSVLLLATNTSKIIALDLKTMEELFVLKNPLNHGTPTCFCVDKKAHWLLLGTSHGVLNLWDLRFKLRLKAWVYSGASPVHRLMLVQDPRRKRSQRLYIAGGSGQGEVTMWDWEKHICERVYRIGGGKETGLKSTLLADLDEEKPGGMLGRFATALEPTADQSADRSIRAFAVHTQAVDDKGDAKHTFILTAGPDWKIRYWDTYRPEASMVVSGLEVDEAKPQFGISQPGVDTTVITELSSQPPPQSLNGRESKSSASSKKPASKSSRSGLISLQQQQLLKTHLDTIMDVALVEQPYGMIISADRSGVIYMFM encoded by the exons ATGGGACAAGGGTTCTCACTCACCACGCTCTCGGCTGGCACCGCCAACATCGATGTACCGGAGCTGGCTGATTTGCAATATGAGAAATCTCTCGGTGCCGCCCGGTTCATGAAAGCCGTAAGGGCACGACACAGAGATGGCCTGGTTGTGGCACGCGTGGTGATGAAGCCATACGCGCAGTTCAACTTTGAGACCTACGCGAGGCGGCTGCTTC ACGAACGCAAGGTGCTTGCAGAAGTTCCGAACGCCTTGGCGTACCATCGTATTATCGAAACGGCTGCTTGTGGTTATCTCGTGCGTCAGTACATTCACAGTTCGTTGTATGACCGACTAAGTACACGCCCTTTCCTCGAagagattgagaagaaaTGGCTTTCCTTCCAGCTGCTCTCTACTATTCGCGACTGTCATGCTCAAAACGTTTATCATGGCGATATCAAAACCGAAAACATCTTGGTCACGTCCTGGAATTGGCTCTATCTAACCGATTTCTCATCTACATACAAACCCGCGCATGTTCCCGAAGACAATCCTGCTGATTTCTCGTTCTACTTCGACCTATCTGGACGGCGCACATGCTATTTGGCACCCGAACGGTTCCTAGCCTCCGGCCAGCAGCCTGAGGGAGAAGGCAGTGTGAACTGGGCAATGGACATCTTCAGTGTCGGCTGTGTCATTGCAGAGTTGTTTCTAGAGGCGCCCATATTCTCTTTGAGCCAGCTTTTTAAGTACCGACAAGGCGAATACAACCCGGAGCACTACCACCTTGGTAAAATACAGGACCCCCACGTACGGGAGCTTATCGTGCACATGATACAAGTGGATCCAAATTCCAGAATGTCAGCTGAAGACTACCTCACGCATTGGAGAGGCAAGGTGTTTCCAGACTATTTCTATGGATTTTTGCAACAATACATGTACTCGATCACAGATCCATCCTCAGGTCGGAAACCGGTGACGACCGGTTCCGAGCATCTCGGAGAGCCAGATGAGCGAATCGACCAGGTCTACAACGATTACGACAAGATTTCGCATCTACTTTCAAACAACGAAGGAAAAGAGCTTGCCAGGCCACGACACGCGCCTCCCGAGCCAAACGCAAAGTTGTTCCCGCTACACATCGACATCCCCAACTACCAGCACCAAGCGTCTCCTACAAGAAGTCTTGCGCAAGATGACGGCAACTTGATATTTCTCACCATCGTTGTCTCGTGTATGCGAGGGACAGCCCGTGCATCTGCTCGTGTTAGGGGGTTGGAGCTACTGTTAGCTTTCTCCGAACGTCTGACTGACGAAGCAAAGCTGGATCGTGTGATACCGTACGTTGCACAGCTGCTCACCGACAAGTCAGAGCAAGTTAGGATCACCGCATTAAGATCCCTTACACAGATCCTTGCAATGGTACAAGTCGTGTCTCCTATCAATGCCTATATCTTCCCGGAGTACGTTCTCCCACGGTTGGAGGCATACCTTCCTGATTCTTCATCGGGAGCAAATCCTCTTGTTCGTATGCAATACGCTCTGTGTATAGGAACACTCGCTACAACGGCTGCAAAATACCATGACATGATCCAGGCGTTACGAGCGGACGGGGCTCTGCCCGCGACCGATCCCGAGGCCGAAGATAACCTTTCATCGTCAGCACACCGCAATCGTTTCGATGCCGATCGTCACAATCTTCTTGAGGCATTTGAAAAGCATACAAAGGCTCTCTTAACCGACTCTGCTGCGTCTGTCCGCCGCGCAATGCTCCGGTCAGTCTCTGACTTATGCGTGTTCTTTGGCAGCCCTCGGGCGAATGATGTAGTACTCAGTCATCTCAATACCTACCTCAATGATCCAGACTGGATGTTGAAGTGCGGCTTCTTCGAAGCAATTGTTGGAGTGGCCGTCTTTGTTGGAGGCGCAAGCCTGGAAGGTTACATCTTGCCGCTAATGGTTCAAGCGTTGACAGACCCAGAGGAGTTTGTCGTCGAAAGAGTTATACGCGCGTTGTCTTCTATGGCGGAACTCGGACTCTTTCAACGATCTAAGACCTGGGAGCTAGTAGATATCGTCGCAAGACTCACGATGCACCCAAATCTTTGGATCAGAGAAGCAGCCGCCCAATTCATCTCGGCCGCATCAAGATATCTTTCAGTCGCAGATACGCACAGTATCTTAATCAATCTCATCAGGCCATACCTGAAGGTAGTACCGTCCGACTTCTCACACACGAGAATTCTTGAATCACTCAAGAAACCTTTGCCAAGGTTGCTCATCGAGATGGCATCAAACTGGGCTGTGCAAGCGCAAAAGGGACTTTTCTGGACCTCTGCAAGGCAGCAGCAGACTTTCACATTTGGGTCTACAGAGGAGACGCTTCCTGCTACCTCTGGTCGTGAGCTAGACGTGAAAGTGCTCCAGAGGATACAGAAGAACGCCGAGGACCAGGCCTGGCTGCAGAAGCTTCGCAATGCAGGCATGACAACTGAAGATGACTTCAAGCTTGTTGCTCTGCGAGAGTTCATCTGGCGAGTAGTTCATCGACGGCGGTCGGATAGCCTCGCATCGAGCCCGACAAGGTTCAATAACATTGTAACGCTAAAAGACCTTGGGATCAACGCCCTCACCGTCATCTTCGATGACAACTTGCAGCACGCTGTCAACGGAGATCAAGCAGTGATCGGCCGGCATGAGGACTACGGTCATCCTCGGACTATTCAAGACGCACTGCTCGACGCATCTACAACAGAAGTCGACGCTCTTGCATCTCGTATACCCCACGCGCAGAGTCAAGCTGACCGTTTGGCCCGGGAAGAAAGCGGCGGGCGGCGTATGGCCATACCACCGCGTTCAAATCCTGCGAACTCATCCCATGACCTGCGTCACGGTAGAGGATCACCATCTTCTGAGACTGGCTTAAGAAGGAGCTCGCTCCAGATGCCAAGTAATACATCGCCCAATCACTCCCCCATAGGCTCGCTTGGTACTGTAGACCACCTGCAATCGTTACATCATCGTAACAGCGTTTTGAGCTTACTCAACAAGAGAGAAAACAAAGCGCTTCCTGAGATTGGTACAACTTCTGCAAATGCTTTCGGGAAAGTCGATGCAGCGCATGCACGAGACACGTCTCGTTCTCGTCAGCCGTCCTCGCCATTTGCCGTTGACAAACCACAACGGAGCCCTTCTCAAATACGGTTCAGAAATGCCCACAATTACACAGGGAATGATCCTGCGGTTTTGAAACTGCTCGATTCGATGCTCATTGAACGCTTCCCTTCTGGCGAGATTGAGTTTGGACCGCGTATTCAGCTTCCGATCAGAAGACCTCCTATTCGCTACAAAGATGCCCACCATTCTTTAGCAGGTGTCCCATGGAGGCCTGAGGGTATGCTGGTGGCGACTTTCAGTGAGCATGTCGCTGCTGTGAGCCGTGTACTAGTTTCTCCGGATCAAGGCTTCTTCATCAGTGGTTCCGACGACGGCACTGTCAAGATCTGGGATACTTCACGTCTCGAGCGCAACATCACACGTCGCTCTCGACAGACATACAAGCTCGGCGATGATGTGAAAGTGACAAGTCTTGTCTTTGTGGAGCAAACCTACTCGTTCGTAGCTACCGGCAGTGATGGTAGCGTCCACGTTGTACGTGTTGATTATTTCCAAGGAGCCGATGGTACTGTCAAGTTTGGGAGACCAAGACTTCTCCGAGAGTATCAATTATCGAAGGGAGACCAGGCCGTCTGGTCAGAGCATTACAACGAGGACAGCAAATCAGTGCTGTTGTTGGCCACGAACACTTCAAAGATTATTGCACTGGACCTAAAAACCATGGAAGAGCTGTTCGTTTTAAAGAATCCACTGAACCATGGAACCCCGACCTGCTTCTGTGTGGACAAGAAAGCACATTGGCTGTTGCTAGGTACATCCCATGGTGTGCTTAATCTATGGGATCTTCGCTTCAAATTGCGCCTCAAAGCATGGGTCTACAGCGGGGCCTCTCCCGTACATCGACTCATGCTAGTGCAAGATCCAAGAAGAAAACGATCACAGCGGCTATACATTGCTGGGGGTAGCGGGCAAGGTGAGGTGACGATGTGGGATTGGGAGAAGCACATCTGCGAACGTGTGTATCGTATCGGTGGTGGTAAGGAGACAGGGCTGAAGAGCACTCTACTCGCTGATCTCGATGAAGAGAAGCCAGGTGGAATGCTCGGCCGTTTCGCCACCGCACTAGAACCCACCGCAGACCAAAGCGCAGATCGTAGTATCCGAGCCTTTGCCGTGCATACACAAGCAGTAGACGACAAGGGCGATGCGAAGCATACTTTCATCCTCACCGCTGGTCCGGACTGGAAGATCCGATACTGGGACACATATCGTCCAGAAGCATCAATGGTGGTTAGTGGCCTAGAGGTAGACGAGGCAAAGCCCCAGTTTGGTATTAGTCAGCCGGGAGTCGATACTACTGTCATTACAGAGCTCTCGTCGCAGCCCCCGCCCCAATCCTTGAACGGTCGAGAGAGCAAGAGCTCTGCTTCGAGCAAAAAACCAGCATCGAAGTCATCTCGATCTGGTCTGATATCgctacagcaacagcaacttCTCAAGACCCACCTGGATACAATTATGGATGTGGCTCTGGTAGAGCAGCCTTATGGCATGATCATCTCGGCTGATCGATCGGGTGTTATCTACATGTTCATGTAG